A single region of the Thermodesulfobacteriota bacterium genome encodes:
- a CDS encoding response regulator transcription factor, whose product MDALIVEDSPIFRETLRSLLCAWFPGLRICEAEGVAEGHAQFREHRPRVVVVDVGLPDGSGLDLVKRIKQESPATTVAVCTSHEQPAYEAAARACGADCFLPKSTFDAKQLADAVRGALEGA is encoded by the coding sequence GTGGACGCGCTCATCGTCGAAGACAGCCCCATCTTTCGCGAGACCCTGCGCTCGCTCCTGTGCGCCTGGTTTCCCGGGCTCCGGATCTGCGAGGCCGAGGGAGTGGCCGAGGGGCACGCGCAGTTTCGGGAGCACCGGCCCCGGGTCGTGGTCGTCGACGTCGGCCTCCCCGACGGAAGCGGCCTCGACCTGGTGAAGCGGATCAAGCAGGAGTCCCCGGCCACCACCGTGGCCGTGTGCACCAGCCACGAGCAGCCGGCCTACGAGGCGGCCGCCCGGGCGTGCGGAGCGGACTGCTTTCTCCCGAAGAGCACGTTCGACGCCAAGCAGCTCGCCGACGCCGTCCGGGGGGCCTTGGAGGGCGCGTGA